A stretch of the Saccharicrinis carchari genome encodes the following:
- a CDS encoding LytR/AlgR family response regulator transcription factor, with protein MAKIKTVIIDDEPKAIEVLKRYCDDMEIIEVEATFRDPVKAIEFIQHSPVNLILLDINMPKLSGLEFLDILNAKPKIIFTTAYPQFALNSYDYDAVDYLLKPIDFQRFLKAVIKAQKIIDAENELKKKTPTEAQNNKTIYIKSGPQLYKINVEDILYLEKDGNYLLFHTVDKKILSRQNMKDIFEILDPKDFIRVHKSYVVAIRHINVIEAHQLRMGNVKIPVGRNFREGLLEITGRGNK; from the coding sequence ATGGCTAAAATTAAAACAGTAATTATTGACGATGAGCCAAAGGCAATTGAGGTTTTAAAACGCTATTGCGACGATATGGAAATTATTGAGGTGGAGGCGACTTTTAGGGATCCGGTGAAAGCCATCGAATTTATTCAGCACAGCCCCGTTAACCTTATTCTTTTAGACATTAATATGCCTAAGTTAAGCGGGCTGGAATTTTTGGACATTTTAAACGCAAAACCTAAGATTATATTTACCACGGCCTATCCCCAGTTTGCGTTAAACAGTTATGATTACGATGCGGTTGATTATTTGCTCAAGCCGATAGACTTTCAACGTTTTTTAAAAGCCGTTATCAAAGCTCAAAAAATAATTGATGCCGAAAATGAACTGAAAAAGAAAACCCCCACCGAGGCCCAAAACAATAAAACCATTTATATTAAAAGCGGCCCACAGCTATACAAGATAAACGTTGAGGACATATTATACCTGGAAAAGGATGGGAACTATCTTTTATTCCATACCGTGGATAAAAAAATTCTGTCGCGACAAAACATGAAGGACATATTCGAAATACTGGATCCGAAGGACTTTATAAGGGTACACAAATCGTATGTTGTGGCCATACGGCACATCAATGTTATTGAGGCCCACCAGTTGCGGATGGGCAATGTTAAAATACCCGTAGGCCGAAACTTCAGGGAAGGGCTTTTAGAGATTACCGGAAGGGGTAACAAGTAA
- a CDS encoding OsmC family protein encodes MSDLTFKIEGAAQSPTKFIANARQFKLTLDEPPELGGEDAGANPVEYLLAGYAGCLNVVAHLTARELGIKLEKLKIEIQGNLNPARFLGESNEERTGFKNIDVQFSPVTDAAPELIEEWISAIKNRCPVNDNLANPTPLSFNIVQEGVLV; translated from the coding sequence ATGTCTGATTTAACATTTAAAATTGAAGGAGCGGCCCAAAGCCCGACAAAATTTATCGCCAATGCAAGGCAATTCAAACTTACACTTGACGAACCACCCGAACTTGGAGGTGAGGATGCAGGCGCCAATCCTGTTGAATACCTTTTGGCCGGTTATGCCGGATGCCTAAACGTGGTAGCTCATCTTACGGCTCGCGAATTGGGTATAAAACTCGAAAAGCTAAAAATTGAGATACAGGGCAATCTGAACCCAGCCCGTTTCTTAGGAGAATCCAATGAAGAAAGAACCGGTTTTAAAAATATCGATGTGCAGTTTTCGCCTGTCACCGATGCGGCACCGGAATTAATAGAAGAATGGATTTCGGCAATCAAAAACCGTTGTCCGGTAAACGATAACCTGGCAAACCCAACTCCTTTATCTTTTAATATTGTACAGGAAGGGGTGCTTGTGTAA
- a CDS encoding serine hydrolase domain-containing protein: MKKVKIIGCALLIAVTLHAQQAMENIGKKVDDYLSGAELYGFSGAIIVAKDGQILLNKGYGYAHRTTKTVNTPSSVFSTGSVTKQFTAAAVMKLEMMGKLNTEDKLPKYFDNVPDDKKNITIHHLLTHTAGLPPAVGNDFDPITKGEFIEKVMAAETRFPPGDDFAYSNVGYSLLALIIEKQSKLRYEAFLRKYLFGPAGMQHTGYGLPNWDDTAFAHIYNGDNDNGSTRRFTKPTWHLMGNGGILSTTGDMYKWVEALKNNTVLNEEATRKMFVPFKNNYAYGWDAIDGGNLRQHDGGSTLGNSAELRWFVEEDLLTMLFTNATINGNLGFSVVRDDIEALTFGIEIPLPPKIHPVARDLEPYIGTYQFPSGQTFSISGDAHSIYLEVDNQELYDLLLDPDNYKPGGVNIVPNKKIEKAFERALSDGDFQGFEFIGASATLQKEISTEIEMEGMTKPNYKLIKTVPSQHGDNRYITQVALSDDKNFEGESMILSIVTENFKFAGLGIDFGSVSPLKLQLYPIAENKFQAYSLQSKMGARIEIVGKSDNNYDFTVGNTTVSYIKKKRDKINSSSVTPPTEIIHSEFQK; encoded by the coding sequence ATGAAAAAAGTAAAAATAATTGGGTGTGCACTTTTGATAGCTGTTACCTTACACGCACAACAAGCGATGGAGAACATTGGAAAAAAAGTAGATGACTATTTATCCGGGGCAGAGCTTTATGGTTTTTCGGGTGCTATAATAGTTGCAAAAGACGGTCAAATCCTGCTAAATAAGGGTTATGGATATGCCCACAGGACAACAAAAACAGTGAACACCCCGAGTTCTGTTTTTTCAACCGGTTCTGTAACAAAACAGTTTACGGCCGCCGCTGTCATGAAACTCGAAATGATGGGCAAACTGAACACTGAAGATAAGTTACCCAAGTATTTCGACAACGTACCCGATGACAAAAAAAACATCACCATCCATCATCTGCTCACCCACACTGCTGGGCTGCCACCGGCTGTCGGTAACGATTTCGACCCTATTACCAAAGGTGAATTTATTGAAAAAGTTATGGCCGCAGAAACCAGGTTCCCGCCGGGCGATGACTTCGCATATTCTAATGTAGGCTACAGCCTATTGGCCCTCATCATCGAGAAGCAAAGCAAACTGCGATACGAAGCGTTTTTACGGAAATATCTTTTTGGCCCTGCCGGGATGCAACATACGGGGTACGGCTTGCCCAATTGGGACGACACCGCATTCGCCCATATTTACAATGGTGATAATGACAATGGCTCAACACGTAGATTCACCAAGCCTACCTGGCATTTGATGGGCAATGGCGGTATTTTGTCAACAACCGGGGATATGTATAAATGGGTTGAAGCCTTAAAAAACAATACGGTGTTAAACGAGGAAGCTACGAGGAAAATGTTCGTGCCGTTTAAAAATAATTACGCCTACGGTTGGGACGCTATCGACGGCGGTAACCTGAGGCAACACGACGGCGGCAGCACATTGGGCAACAGCGCCGAGCTAAGGTGGTTTGTAGAGGAAGACTTGCTTACAATGCTTTTTACCAATGCCACCATCAACGGTAATTTAGGCTTTTCGGTTGTCAGGGACGACATTGAAGCCTTGACTTTTGGCATCGAAATTCCTTTACCACCCAAAATACATCCGGTGGCAAGGGATCTTGAACCTTACATCGGGACCTATCAGTTTCCATCCGGCCAAACGTTTAGCATATCGGGCGACGCGCACAGTATATATTTGGAGGTTGACAACCAGGAGCTGTACGACCTGCTGCTCGACCCGGATAACTACAAGCCAGGAGGGGTAAATATAGTGCCAAACAAAAAAATTGAAAAAGCTTTTGAAAGAGCTTTAAGTGATGGCGATTTCCAGGGCTTTGAATTCATAGGGGCCTCGGCAACATTGCAAAAAGAGATTAGCACAGAAATAGAAATGGAAGGGATGACCAAGCCCAACTACAAATTGATAAAAACCGTACCTTCGCAACATGGCGACAATAGGTATATAACCCAGGTAGCGTTGAGCGATGATAAAAACTTTGAGGGCGAAAGTATGATTCTAAGCATTGTTACGGAAAATTTTAAATTTGCAGGCTTGGGGATTGACTTTGGTTCTGTAAGCCCTTTAAAACTGCAATTATATCCCATTGCGGAAAATAAATTTCAAGCATATAGTTTACAATCTAAAATGGGAGCCCGCATAGAAATAGTGGGCAAATCTGACAATAATTATGACTTTACCGTTGGAAACACCACGGTTTCGTACATCAAAAAAAAAAGGGATAAAATAAACTCTTCCTCAGTTACCCCGCCAACGGAAATCATCCACTCCGAATTTCAAAAATAA
- a CDS encoding sensor histidine kinase — MYKKVLIISGHILFWILGLYVISKVFGVASVEVYAERADGAEEVVVTYKHNFIRATIVTVVLSAVVFYSNIFVFLKTYFINKKLVPYIIKIWGLTLLLVLSDILLNKYLNYPQIKNGTLYFPSMGVHMGLFVFYIALSFAYAFTIEWYKSEKLKNEIAKENISSELSFLKSQINPHFLFNTLNNLYSIAQKHQISELSAGIQELSNLMRYMLYESNAEFVLLQNEVDYIESFIAIQQLRLDEEDELMVNFEKKGEFGACSIAPMILLPFVENAFKHGFSLNESSVIHITLKVLHDGIYFKIRNKAFKQHSISDKNAGIGLENVTRRLHLIYPGKHHLKIYETDGYFTAELRITTNG, encoded by the coding sequence ATGTACAAGAAAGTTTTAATCATATCGGGTCATATTTTATTCTGGATACTGGGGTTATATGTTATCTCCAAAGTGTTTGGAGTAGCTAGCGTAGAGGTTTATGCCGAGAGGGCCGATGGGGCAGAGGAGGTGGTTGTTACGTATAAGCATAATTTTATCAGAGCCACCATAGTCACTGTAGTATTGAGTGCAGTTGTTTTTTATTCCAATATTTTTGTGTTTTTAAAAACTTACTTCATTAATAAAAAGCTGGTGCCCTATATCATTAAAATATGGGGACTTACTCTTCTGCTTGTTTTATCCGACATCCTGCTCAATAAATATTTGAATTACCCACAAATTAAAAATGGGACCTTATATTTTCCTTCGATGGGGGTGCACATGGGGCTGTTTGTTTTTTACATCGCGCTGTCATTTGCCTATGCTTTTACCATTGAGTGGTACAAAAGCGAAAAGCTTAAAAATGAGATAGCCAAGGAAAATATCAGTTCCGAATTGAGCTTTTTAAAATCTCAAATCAATCCCCATTTCTTGTTCAACACCTTAAATAATTTGTACTCCATTGCCCAAAAGCATCAAATTAGCGAATTGTCAGCGGGTATTCAGGAGTTGTCGAATTTGATGCGGTATATGCTGTACGAAAGCAATGCAGAATTTGTGCTACTGCAAAATGAGGTGGATTATATCGAGAGCTTTATCGCGATTCAGCAATTACGGTTGGATGAAGAAGATGAGTTGATGGTTAATTTTGAAAAGAAAGGGGAGTTTGGAGCATGCAGTATTGCCCCGATGATTCTATTGCCCTTTGTCGAGAATGCCTTTAAACATGGATTCAGCTTAAACGAAAGCTCCGTGATACACATTACGCTGAAAGTTTTGCACGATGGCATTTATTTTAAAATTAGGAACAAGGCCTTTAAGCAGCATAGCATTTCGGATAAAAATGCCGGTATAGGGCTTGAAAACGTTACACGGAGGCTACATTTGATTTATCCCGGCAAACACCATCTGAAAATATATGAAACAGATGGTTACTTTACCGCTGAATTAAGAATTACTACAAATGGCTAA